A segment of the Bdellovibrio bacteriovorus genome:
GCAGACGCTCCTGCACAAGTTCTGGTCCCAGTTGTTCAATCATGCGCTGGCCGGAAGATTTTAGTCCCGAGAAGCTCATGTCGAAAGTGTCATCATGGATCATGCTGCGGGGGAATTCGAACGCCTGCGGATTTCCCGTCTTGGCCATTTGATCGACGCGCACGCCACCCGGGAATCCCAGGCCTGCCATCTTTGCAAATTTATCGAAACACTCCCCGGCCGCATCATCCTTGGTAGCACCCAAGATACGATAATCGCCCAGTCCTTTAATTTGATACAAACTTGTGTGCCCACCGCTGATCGCCAAACCCACATACGGGTATCCGAAATCTTCCGGTGGAGCATATTTATCATCGCGCAAGAAAGGCGCCAGCAGATGCCCTTCAAGGTGATTCACACCCAAAAACGGCAGATGTTTTGCCTGCGACAGGGATTTCGCTGTCACCAGCCCCACGATCAAAGCGCCGATCAAACCCGGACGATTGGTGACGGCAATTCCCTGCACGTCAGACCAATTCATGTTGGCTTTCTTGAAGGCTTCTTCGATCAGTGGAATGAGGGCGATGGAATGGTTGCGGGCGGCTATTTCAGGAACGATGCCACCATAGATTTCGTGATCCAGATCCTGAGAGGCCGCCACCACAGAGTGAACCCAACCGGTACGATCAACGATCGCGACGGAGGTGTCATCACAGCTGGTTTCAATGGCGAGAACTCTTTCAATCACAGTATTACTTTTTTAAACCCTTCAAACGGATCTTAGCACGACGAGCCTCTTCTGACTTCGGAAACTTGCTGACCACCTCGTCATAGAAGGTTTTTGCCTCGTCTTTCATGCCCAATTCCTGGAAGGACACCCCGATTTTATAGGTCGCATCGGCAAACTTAGGACCTTTCGGGTTTTCATCACGGTACTTTTGATAGTTCAGGATGGACTGTTTCCAGTCTTTCTTGGCAAAAAAGTCCTGAGCCGCTTCAAAAGCGTCCCTTTTAGCCTGTTTTGCGGATTTTTCGGCCTGAGCCGCGGCTTTTTCAGCGCGCAGGGCATTTACTTCCGCGTTCAGCGCATAGATTTGTTTTTCCATGGTTGTGAGGGCTTCTTGCATTATAGCCACTTTGCCGCTCAGATCCTGGTTCTGCTGCTGAGAGTTTCTCAGGGCGTTTTCCACACCTGAGTGGCTGGAACCCAGCTTGTTTTCAACCACATCCACGCGGCCGTTCAGCTCACGCATTTGCTCTTCAAGGTCGGCCACACGGCCGGACGCATCCGCATTGGTCTTTTGCAAAGTCACAACCTGTTGCTGCATCACCTGGCGCTGTTCATTTTCACGAACATCGGTGCGGGTTTTCAAACAGCCCGTCAGCAAAGTCGCGGCGGCGACAACAAGAATGATCAACTTCATAAGACATCTCCAGTTTTTTGACGAATCAGACGGGCCGAGTTCTCAGCTTTTTCAGCTGCCATACGGGCACGGATGAATTGTTCTTTGGCTTTGCCGTAATCACGGTCTTCGAAATAGATGCGGCCTTTACGATAGGCTTCTTCCGCCTGATGCCAGTATCCGGGAGAATGGCGGGCCGCTTGAACAGAACGAGCCGCATCCAGTGCGGCTCGAGCTAAGGAATAGTCATCCAGGGGAACAGGCGCAGTCTGACAGCTGACGATCACCGTGAAAAGTAAAACTCCGATGAA
Coding sequences within it:
- the tsaD gene encoding tRNA (adenosine(37)-N6)-threonylcarbamoyltransferase complex transferase subunit TsaD — its product is MIERVLAIETSCDDTSVAIVDRTGWVHSVVAASQDLDHEIYGGIVPEIAARNHSIALIPLIEEAFKKANMNWSDVQGIAVTNRPGLIGALIVGLVTAKSLSQAKHLPFLGVNHLEGHLLAPFLRDDKYAPPEDFGYPYVGLAISGGHTSLYQIKGLGDYRILGATKDDAAGECFDKFAKMAGLGFPGGVRVDQMAKTGNPQAFEFPRSMIHDDTFDMSFSGLKSSGQRMIEQLGPELVQERLPDLCASFQEAIVDVLIAKLDRAAKVFRSKRVILTGGVSANSRLRQRAQEWADKKGYTLVIPPLRYCTDNAAMIGYVGALRMARGEVSALDLGPSPQALASDFK
- a CDS encoding tetratricopeptide repeat protein, translated to MKLIILVVAAATLLTGCLKTRTDVRENEQRQVMQQQVVTLQKTNADASGRVADLEEQMRELNGRVDVVENKLGSSHSGVENALRNSQQQNQDLSGKVAIMQEALTTMEKQIYALNAEVNALRAEKAAAQAEKSAKQAKRDAFEAAQDFFAKKDWKQSILNYQKYRDENPKGPKFADATYKIGVSFQELGMKDEAKTFYDEVVSKFPKSEEARRAKIRLKGLKK
- a CDS encoding DUF4398 domain-containing protein, with protein sequence MNIQRLFIGVLLFTVIVSCQTAPVPLDDYSLARAALDAARSVQAARHSPGYWHQAEEAYRKGRIYFEDRDYGKAKEQFIRARMAAEKAENSARLIRQKTGDVL